A stretch of the Nitratireductor thuwali genome encodes the following:
- a CDS encoding AzlD family protein, translated as MSTTFWIIVAGAVMTYLTRIGGHLVLSRFEHIHPRVEAGLNAVPAAVLTTLVAPAAMEGGIPEIAALATGVVVSFAVGGMMPMFLTSAAVLILLRHLLG; from the coding sequence ATGAGCACCACCTTCTGGATCATCGTCGCCGGCGCCGTGATGACCTATCTGACCCGTATTGGCGGGCATCTGGTCCTGTCGCGCTTCGAGCATATCCATCCGCGCGTCGAGGCGGGACTGAATGCCGTGCCTGCTGCCGTTCTCACCACGCTGGTAGCGCCCGCGGCAATGGAGGGCGGCATCCCCGAGATCGCCGCGTTGGCCACGGGCGTCGTGGTTTCGTTTGCGGTAGGCGGGATGATGCCCATGTTCCTGACGTCGGCCGCGGTGCTGATCCTGCTCAGGCATCTGCTCGGTTGA